In Paenibacillus ihbetae, the following are encoded in one genomic region:
- the ptsP gene encoding phosphoenolpyruvate--protein phosphotransferase: MIQGIGAATGVAIGKAFVLPHWELDLPDSELDAVDLAKEFERLYEGIRTSKNEIEYIKNEFKEMVGHEESQIFDAHLAILDDPVFMNEIQGIIERQYKAAEVAVKEAIDHFVSMFDLLDDEYMKERALDIKDVGNRLLKHLLGAPEVKLPSDTQPYILVAKELSPSQLVHLNPSHVLGIVTLTGGKTSHSAIMARALGIPLVSGIENKLEKPIQTGELLIVDGDAGHLYLEPDPLTLERYEGIRNEQRKRKEQLQLLATVDAVTKDGTFFNLAANMSSVKELDIALQNGAKGVGLFRTEFLYMDRHSFPTEEEQFEVYRHVAEKAGQSSVVIRTFDIGGDKQLDYFSLPEEDNPFLGYRAIRICLDRTELFQTQLAAILRASAFGNVKIMYPMISSVDEIRQANEILRQAMADLDRRGIAYDPNIKVGIMIEVPAAVAIADLLAEEADFFSIGTNDLVQYVLAVDRMNEQIAHMYHPFHPAVLRMLRTTVEAAHQAGIPVSVCGELAGDERAIPIWLELGVKDLSMSPQSLLRVKHRILNTNAAEAKKEAAACFKLRTNTAVEERLNAFAERCSFASGGSGTDSSAS, translated from the coding sequence ATGATACAAGGCATTGGCGCAGCAACAGGCGTAGCGATCGGAAAGGCTTTCGTATTGCCGCATTGGGAGCTGGATCTTCCGGATTCCGAATTGGACGCCGTCGATTTGGCCAAAGAGTTCGAGCGCCTATATGAAGGCATACGAACCTCCAAGAACGAAATCGAATACATCAAGAATGAATTCAAAGAAATGGTGGGGCATGAGGAATCGCAGATTTTTGACGCGCATCTGGCCATCCTGGACGATCCGGTGTTCATGAACGAAATCCAGGGGATCATCGAACGTCAGTACAAGGCGGCCGAAGTGGCGGTTAAAGAGGCGATTGACCATTTTGTCTCCATGTTCGATTTGCTTGACGACGAATACATGAAGGAACGGGCGCTGGATATCAAGGATGTAGGCAACCGGCTGCTGAAGCATCTGCTCGGCGCGCCGGAGGTTAAGCTGCCTTCCGACACCCAGCCCTATATCCTGGTTGCCAAGGAGCTCTCGCCGTCCCAGCTGGTTCATCTCAATCCTTCCCATGTACTGGGGATTGTCACCTTGACCGGGGGCAAAACCTCCCATTCTGCGATCATGGCCCGTGCCCTCGGCATTCCGCTGGTATCCGGCATCGAGAACAAGCTGGAGAAGCCGATCCAGACCGGTGAGCTGCTTATTGTCGACGGGGATGCTGGCCATCTTTACCTTGAACCGGATCCGCTGACCTTGGAGCGTTATGAAGGCATTCGCAACGAGCAGCGGAAGCGTAAAGAGCAGCTTCAGCTCCTGGCCACGGTGGATGCCGTTACCAAAGACGGGACTTTCTTTAACCTGGCCGCCAACATGAGCTCGGTGAAGGAGCTTGATATTGCCTTGCAGAACGGGGCTAAAGGAGTGGGCTTGTTCCGGACGGAATTTTTGTACATGGACCGCCACAGCTTCCCGACCGAGGAGGAGCAATTCGAGGTCTACCGTCATGTTGCGGAGAAGGCCGGGCAGTCCTCTGTCGTCATTCGCACCTTTGATATCGGCGGCGACAAGCAGCTTGATTATTTCTCGCTGCCAGAGGAAGACAATCCGTTCCTGGGCTACCGCGCCATCCGGATCTGCCTGGACCGCACCGAGCTGTTTCAAACCCAGCTGGCCGCCATTCTTCGGGCCAGCGCCTTCGGCAATGTCAAAATCATGTATCCGATGATTTCGTCGGTCGATGAGATCCGGCAGGCCAATGAGATTCTCCGCCAAGCGATGGCGGATCTTGACCGTCGCGGCATCGCCTATGATCCTAATATTAAGGTAGGGATCATGATCGAAGTGCCGGCCGCGGTGGCCATTGCGGATCTGCTGGCGGAAGAAGCTGACTTCTTCAGCATCGGCACAAACGATTTGGTTCAATATGTGTTGGCCGTGGACCGGATGAACGAGCAGATCGCCCATATGTACCATCCGTTCCATCCCGCCGTCCTGCGGATGCTCCGGACGACCGTTGAAGCGGCGCATCAGGCGGGGATTCCGGTCAGTGTATGCGGGGAGCTTGCCGGAGATGAACGGGCGATTCCAATCTGGCTCGAGCTGGGCGTCAAAGACCTCAGCATGTCGCCGCAATCGCTGCTGCGCGTGAAGCATCGTATTCTGAATACCAATGCGGCGGAGGCGAAGAAGGAGGCGGCTGCCTGCTTCAAGCTGCGGACCAACACGGCTGTCGAGGAACGGCTTAATGCGTTTGCCGAACGGTGCAGCTTCGCAAGCGGAGGCAGCGGTACCGACAGTTCGGCTTCATAG
- a CDS encoding glucose PTS transporter subunit IIA, with the protein MNWLGSLQQLGRAVMLPTMALPAAALLLSVGSLPWAAWGFGTLGEIAQAAGHGVFYYMPYLFAIGVAWGLSNQGGPAGLAALAGMFIYDQVISRLGDGGVQPSTLIGIIFGVLSGYVYNRFKHIKLPEAIQFFGGSRFVLLFMGLFSAVFAWFMLGMAPIVQRGLDSFYELTVHMGAFGLFLYGILYRVLTAFGLHHLLNNVYWFQLGTYETSDGTIVQGDLPRFFAGDPTAGDFMAGLFPIMMFALPAIAFAIIQEAREDLKPKVKKTFMRSALVCFLTGVSEQIEFAFLFASPYLYVLHALMAGFAMVLTYMFDIHHGFSYSAGFIDYVLNYHLSQNAWMIIPIGIVYGLVYYFLFRWAIRTFEIPTPGREEGSALEGRAGDIPYQAPLILEALGGKDNIVQVQSCMTRLRLTVYNDRQIDSDALKLLGSAGIIKLGGGNVQVVFGTYSELIREEINKLMQQDLPRVLFSAPVQGRMLPIDEVPDDIFAAKLVGNGVAFIPEKGELVSPVYGTVMHVYPTMHAIGISTPDGLEVLIHIGIDTSQLKGPFTAVVSEGDTVEPGQLLVKFDLAYLKAHAASLATPMVITNPDKVRSWSYAPFKSVKKGQSSVMSVVLNESNAGGRET; encoded by the coding sequence TTGAATTGGTTGGGATCGTTGCAGCAGCTGGGCAGAGCCGTTATGCTCCCTACAATGGCGCTTCCGGCCGCAGCTCTCCTGCTTAGCGTGGGCAGTCTGCCGTGGGCGGCCTGGGGCTTCGGAACTTTGGGCGAGATTGCTCAAGCGGCGGGACACGGCGTGTTTTATTATATGCCGTATTTATTTGCCATCGGGGTTGCCTGGGGGCTCTCGAACCAGGGGGGGCCTGCAGGTCTTGCGGCTCTGGCCGGCATGTTTATATATGATCAGGTAATTTCCCGTCTGGGGGATGGAGGCGTTCAGCCCTCCACCTTGATCGGGATCATTTTTGGTGTGCTATCCGGATATGTCTATAACCGCTTCAAGCATATTAAATTGCCGGAGGCGATCCAGTTCTTCGGAGGCTCCCGCTTCGTGCTGTTGTTCATGGGGCTGTTCTCCGCCGTGTTCGCATGGTTCATGCTGGGGATGGCTCCGATCGTGCAGCGCGGTCTGGACTCCTTCTATGAGCTGACGGTGCATATGGGCGCTTTCGGTCTGTTTCTGTACGGCATCCTGTACCGGGTGCTTACGGCATTTGGCCTTCACCATCTGCTGAACAATGTGTACTGGTTCCAGCTTGGAACGTACGAGACCAGTGACGGCACGATTGTTCAGGGGGATCTGCCGCGGTTCTTCGCCGGCGATCCGACGGCCGGCGATTTCATGGCCGGACTGTTTCCGATCATGATGTTCGCGCTGCCGGCCATCGCATTTGCAATTATCCAGGAGGCGCGCGAGGATTTAAAGCCGAAGGTAAAAAAAACGTTTATGCGCTCGGCGCTCGTCTGCTTTTTGACCGGGGTATCGGAGCAGATCGAGTTCGCGTTTTTATTCGCCTCTCCTTATCTGTATGTGCTGCACGCCCTTATGGCCGGCTTCGCCATGGTGCTTACGTACATGTTTGATATTCATCACGGCTTTTCGTATTCGGCAGGCTTCATTGACTATGTACTAAACTACCACCTGTCACAGAATGCCTGGATGATCATACCGATCGGCATCGTATACGGGCTGGTCTATTATTTTCTGTTCCGCTGGGCGATCCGGACCTTCGAAATTCCGACGCCGGGGCGGGAGGAAGGCTCCGCGCTGGAAGGACGGGCCGGCGATATTCCGTATCAGGCGCCGCTCATTCTGGAAGCGCTGGGGGGCAAGGACAATATTGTACAGGTGCAGTCCTGCATGACCCGGTTAAGGTTGACCGTGTATAATGACCGCCAGATCGATTCCGACGCGCTCAAGCTCCTTGGCTCGGCAGGCATTATCAAGCTTGGCGGAGGCAATGTGCAAGTGGTGTTCGGGACCTATTCCGAGCTGATTCGCGAAGAGATCAACAAGCTGATGCAGCAGGATCTGCCGCGGGTGCTGTTCAGCGCTCCGGTACAAGGACGCATGCTGCCGATTGACGAAGTGCCGGACGACATCTTCGCCGCCAAGCTGGTCGGTAACGGGGTCGCATTTATACCTGAGAAGGGGGAGCTCGTCTCCCCGGTTTACGGTACGGTCATGCATGTGTATCCGACGATGCATGCCATCGGGATCTCCACCCCGGATGGTCTTGAGGTGTTGATCCATATCGGCATCGATACCTCCCAGCTGAAAGGGCCGTTTACGGCTGTCGTCAGCGAAGGGGATACGGTCGAGCCCGGCCAGCTGCTGGTCAAATTCGACCTGGCGTATCTGAAGGCGCACGCCGCATCGCTGGCCACGCCGATGGTGATCACGAACCCGGATAAGGTCAGATCCTGGAGCTACGCTCCGTTCAAATCGGTCAAGAAAGGACAGTCATCCGTCATGTCCGTTGTATTAAATGAGAGTAACGCTGGGGGTAGAGAAACATGA
- a CDS encoding CoA-binding protein yields the protein MAFENPTREQIADILRNAGNIAVVGLSDRPDRTSHMVAAAMQSRGYRIIPVNPGADEILGEKCYPSLKDIPEPVTIVNVFRRSEYCADVAREAAEIGAKVLWLQQGIISEEAAAIAEENGMVAVMDRCIKVEDSIALRGN from the coding sequence ATGGCATTTGAAAATCCGACCCGCGAGCAAATTGCGGACATCTTGAGAAATGCAGGCAACATTGCCGTTGTCGGCCTGTCCGACCGGCCGGACCGCACCTCCCATATGGTCGCTGCAGCGATGCAGAGCCGGGGGTACCGGATCATTCCGGTAAATCCCGGAGCAGACGAAATTCTTGGGGAGAAGTGCTATCCTTCCTTGAAGGACATCCCGGAGCCTGTAACGATCGTGAATGTATTCCGGCGGAGCGAATATTGCGCCGACGTGGCACGGGAAGCGGCCGAGATCGGCGCGAAGGTGCTCTGGCTTCAGCAGGGCATCATCAGCGAGGAGGCGGCAGCGATCGCCGAGGAGAACGGCATGGTTGCGGTCATGGACCGCTGCATTAAGGTAGAGGACTCGATCGCCCTGCGCGGGAATTAA
- the aroA gene encoding 3-phosphoshikimate 1-carboxyvinyltransferase yields the protein MDIIVRPTPKLQGEIGALSSKNYTTRYLLAAALAEGTSTVYYPAHSEDSDAMRRCIQDLGAVLEEDDEKAVITGFGKSPRNVKELNVGNAGAVLRFLMGVAALSEEVTFVNTYPESLGKRPHDDLIDALGQLGVQVDHNEGKLPITIRGGSPKGGRITVSGEVSSQYLSALLFLTPLLAEDSEITVTGDLKSKVVIGQTLEVLGQAGITIHADEDYMFFRVPGGQSYKAQVYTVQGDYPGSAAVLAAAAVTESDVTIRNLAEDSKQGERAIIDVLRMMHVPLTHENGNVRVQGNGRLKALEFDGDTATDAVLAMVAAAVFAEGTSRFYNVENLRYKECDRITDYLTELRKAGANVEERQAEIIVHGRPEGVEGGVEINAHYDHRVIMALTVVGLRSKQPLRIRDAHHVAKSYPQYFDHLKALGADVEWVK from the coding sequence ATGGATATCATTGTAAGGCCTACTCCCAAACTGCAAGGTGAGATCGGTGCGTTGTCGTCCAAAAACTACACGACGCGCTACCTGCTCGCGGCAGCGCTCGCCGAAGGGACAAGCACGGTTTATTACCCGGCTCACAGCGAGGACAGCGATGCGATGAGACGCTGTATCCAAGATCTCGGAGCCGTCCTCGAGGAGGACGATGAGAAGGCGGTCATTACCGGTTTCGGCAAATCGCCGCGTAACGTCAAGGAATTGAACGTAGGGAATGCCGGAGCGGTGCTGCGTTTCCTAATGGGCGTAGCCGCCCTGTCCGAAGAGGTTACGTTTGTCAACACATATCCGGAATCGCTAGGAAAGCGTCCGCATGATGATTTGATCGATGCGCTCGGACAATTGGGCGTACAGGTGGATCATAACGAGGGGAAGCTTCCGATCACGATTCGCGGAGGCAGCCCGAAGGGCGGACGCATTACCGTCTCCGGCGAGGTGAGCTCGCAATATTTGAGCGCCCTGCTGTTCCTGACGCCGCTGCTGGCTGAGGACAGCGAGATTACGGTGACCGGGGATCTGAAATCGAAGGTGGTAATCGGGCAGACGCTGGAAGTGCTGGGGCAGGCCGGGATTACGATTCATGCGGACGAGGATTACATGTTCTTCCGGGTTCCGGGCGGCCAGTCCTACAAAGCGCAGGTCTACACGGTTCAGGGCGACTATCCGGGTTCCGCGGCGGTCCTTGCGGCTGCGGCGGTAACGGAATCGGATGTAACGATCCGCAATCTGGCGGAGGACAGCAAGCAAGGGGAGCGGGCGATTATCGACGTGCTCCGCATGATGCACGTTCCTCTTACCCACGAGAACGGCAATGTACGCGTCCAGGGCAACGGCCGGCTCAAGGCGCTGGAATTTGACGGGGACACGGCAACGGACGCGGTGCTGGCGATGGTGGCGGCCGCGGTGTTCGCTGAAGGCACCTCCCGTTTTTACAATGTGGAGAATCTCCGCTACAAGGAATGCGACCGGATTACGGATTATTTGACGGAGCTGCGGAAGGCAGGCGCCAATGTGGAAGAGCGCCAAGCCGAGATTATCGTTCACGGCCGTCCGGAAGGTGTTGAGGGCGGCGTGGAAATTAATGCCCACTATGATCACCGCGTGATTATGGCATTAACCGTGGTAGGGCTTCGGTCCAAGCAGCCGCTGCGAATTCGGGACGCGCACCACGTCGCCAAATCCTACCCGCAGTATTTCGATCATTTGAAGGCGCTTGGAGCCGATGTGGAATGGGTAAAATAA
- a CDS encoding rhodanese-like domain-containing protein, protein MKPIPQMETSELRRRLHNGEQVYMIDVREDEEVAAGMINGAKHIPMGEIPARLDEIPRNEEVVIICRSGGRSQHVCEFLNHQGIHNVINLKGGMLQWHEEE, encoded by the coding sequence ATGAAACCGATTCCCCAAATGGAAACTTCCGAGCTTAGACGCCGTCTTCACAACGGCGAGCAAGTGTACATGATCGATGTCCGGGAAGACGAGGAAGTGGCTGCCGGCATGATCAATGGCGCCAAGCATATCCCGATGGGAGAAATCCCTGCCAGGCTCGATGAGATCCCTCGCAATGAAGAGGTAGTCATTATTTGCCGCAGCGGCGGACGCAGCCAGCATGTGTGCGAATTTCTGAACCATCAAGGGATTCATAATGTGATCAACCTGAAAGGCGGCATGCTTCAGTGGCATGAAGAGGAGTAG
- a CDS encoding shikimate kinase: MNTRSGNIILIGMMGTGKSTVGRLVAEHLNYSLVDLDAEIERMAGKSIPDLFAADGEGRFRDFETAALREVLHRSSQVIATGGGAVLRSENCEAMKRGGWVVALTADADTIVERVRGDANRPLLAGNVEERVQSILMERADKYRFADLMVDTAGLTADEVASEILMHYRG; this comes from the coding sequence TTGAATACAAGGAGCGGGAACATCATCCTGATCGGGATGATGGGAACGGGGAAGTCAACCGTTGGGCGTCTCGTCGCCGAGCATCTGAACTATTCGCTGGTCGATCTTGATGCCGAGATTGAGAGAATGGCCGGCAAGAGCATTCCGGATCTATTCGCAGCGGACGGAGAGGGCCGCTTCCGGGATTTTGAAACGGCGGCGCTGCGTGAGGTGCTGCATCGGTCGAGCCAGGTTATTGCGACCGGAGGGGGAGCGGTGCTCCGTTCCGAGAATTGCGAGGCGATGAAGCGGGGAGGCTGGGTCGTTGCATTGACGGCGGATGCCGATACGATTGTGGAACGGGTCCGGGGCGATGCCAACCGGCCGCTGCTTGCGGGGAATGTGGAAGAGCGAGTGCAGAGCATCCTGATGGAAAGAGCCGATAAATATCGGTTTGCCGATCTGATGGTGGATACCGCAGGTCTGACGGCGGATGAAGTCGCGTCTGAGATTTTAATGCATTACCGCGGCTAA